The DNA sequence TGCTCTGGCCTGAAACACAGACAGTAAAACAATTCAACTTTAGTGCAAATATATGATCTAATATAGAGAGACAGTGCAGATTTTACACAGTAGTTATGCACTAAATTGACCTTTTCAAGCTGTTATGTTGAATCTTTTCATCTTGgttatttttttatctcatcTTCATGCTGTAAAGTTTTCATGTACGTCAGCTAACATGATCTAATACTGAAACTGTGTGCTgagtctgatgatgtcactgcaaatatttgtattaatatCAATTTTGCTGTAATTATTGTCTCCACCAAACCATATTCTCAAATTCCacaatttcatttaatttggcAATTCatcataaagagaaaaaaaaggacctAGTCTGATCAGCTGGGACACGGCTCGCCTGGTTGCTTTAGGTCCACCGCGAAGTGACCGATCTGGAGACAACTCGAAAACCAGGACCTCTGTCAGCTGCCTCACACGCTCATCCACCTTGGACCTCAGCTCTTTGACCCTCTGGGTGACCGGCTGGTCTTTGAGATACTCGTTGAGTTTGTCCAGCAGGTCCACCGCACCCTCAAAGTCTCTCTGAGCGATGCACACGTCCAGATCCTCGGGCAGCTCCTGGATCCACTCGAGGCTGAGATCCACGTTTTCTTCAGCTTCCTCCGGCTCGTCCTCGTCCATCTCGAAGGGGTTGGTGGACACCTCGGCCCTCACGGGAGAAGTGGggacctcctcctcttttttgtGAGTGTCCTTGGTGACTTTGCTCTTCTTGGTTTCATCCAAGATCTCCAGCCACTCCTTCTTGATTTTGCTGTTCTCCGCCTGGAAGATGCGGCTGTCTGGGAACATGAGGATCTTGAACATGTCCTTCATGGGAGGGTTGTCTTTGACGTTGACCACGGCGAAGCTCTCCAGGTCGTACAGGGCGTTGTATTTGTACTTCACAGTGCCCCTGCGGTTTGGCAGCCAGGTGGCAATCAACAGGCAGTCATTCATCAGGAAAGCGTGCACCTTCTGGATGGGGGACATGTTGTCTACATCAAACTCAACAAGGTCCCCATTATAAACCAAGTGCCTCCCCGGGGTGTCCATGATGTTTTTACCCCCCTCCACCTTCTCCAGCAGTGAGGTCAGCGTCCTCTGCTTCAGCTCCTCTGTTTCTTTGGGGAAAGCAGCCTGCATCTCCTTGGAGGTCTCGTCTTTGTCCGTGGACAGTAAGGCCTGCGTGATGCTCTCCATGATGCTCTTCTGTTCCGTCAGGATGTGACTCAGCTGGTACATTTCGCTCTCCAGGTAGGAAATCTCTTTGGCCGTCTCGATAAACTGTCTGTAGTTCTTGTAGACATTTTTCTTCAGGTTTTGAGCCGTCTCGTCGGCCAAGGTTTGGATTTTCTGACGATGCTCCTGCAGGTCTCTGTCGCCGTCAGACTGCTGTGACAGCTGCTTGACGTGGTTTTGCGGGTCGAAATTGGGCGATTCGAGCAGTTTGCGTAGCCG is a window from the Thunnus thynnus chromosome 18, fThuThy2.1, whole genome shotgun sequence genome containing:
- the exoc8 gene encoding exocyst complex component 8, with amino-acid sequence MSETGNRLRKLLESPNFDPQNHVKQLSQQSDGDRDLQEHRQKIQTLADETAQNLKKNVYKNYRQFIETAKEISYLESEMYQLSHILTEQKSIMESITQALLSTDKDETSKEMQAAFPKETEELKQRTLTSLLEKVEGGKNIMDTPGRHLVYNGDLVEFDVDNMSPIQKVHAFLMNDCLLIATWLPNRRGTVKYKYNALYDLESFAVVNVKDNPPMKDMFKILMFPDSRIFQAENSKIKKEWLEILDETKKSKVTKDTHKKEEEVPTSPVRAEVSTNPFEMDEDEPEEAEENVDLSLEWIQELPEDLDVCIAQRDFEGAVDLLDKLNEYLKDQPVTQRVKELRSKVDERVRQLTEVLVFELSPDRSLRGGPKATRRAVSQLIRLGQSTKACELFLKNRAAAVQTAIRQLRIEGATLLYIHKLCNIFFTSLLETAKEFEMDFAGNTGCYSAFVVWSRSAMRMFVDAFSKQVFDSKESLSTAAECVKVAKEHCQQLTEIGLDLTFTLQSLLVKDIKAGLLSYKDIIIEATKHRNSEEMWRRMNLMTPEALTKLKDEMRSCGMGSFEQYTGDDCWVNLSYTIVAFTKQMMSFLEEGLKLYFPELHMVLLESLREIILVAVQHVDYSLRCEQDPEKKSFIMQNATFLHDTVLPVVERRFEEGVGKPAKQLQDLRKSTRPVRINPESTTSVV